GGAGCTCCAGCGCTCCGGCCAGCTCCCGGGGCGGCTGGGAaacatctctctccctctcgggAGTCTCAGGCTCCAAGATCCGCTGAAGGTCGGTGTCCACGCTGGCAGGCCGGTTTCCCGCCTCTTCCAGAGGCGAAGTCCTCTTGCTGTAGTCCGGGGGTGAATCAGCTGGAGTGCTACTGAAGGGATACTCCGCGCCCCTCCTGACCTGCTGTTCCACCTCTTCCGATTCCTCTACCGCCTCCAGCTGTCGGTAGAGTGGCACGGCCTTGCCTTTCGCCCTCTCCTGCAATGCCTCGGTCAGCGATCGCTCCTCAAGACCTCCGCCCCTCACTGGGGCTCTCTCATCATCCAGGAACTCCCCCAGCCCCTGTGAGACTACCGCACCACCCTTGGCGTCCAGGGCGCACTCCAGGTCAAAGGTGCGGCGCTCCAGACGGAACTGCTTCTCCTCGCTCTCCTGCAGCATTCTCCTGAGGGCGTCCGTGTCCTTCTCCAAGCCCAGCTTCTCCTCCTCGAGGTCCCTGCAGCGACGAGCTGCCTCTTCGAGCATTTCCTCGCACAGCGAGAGTTTCGTTTGCGCGTCAGCCAGTTTGCTTGGCGGTCTCAGGggactgtctctctctgtttcgtCACTTCCCCACCTCTGCAAAGACCCATCCACTGGAGTGACGGTCTCGTCCAGGTCAGTAGAAGCTGACGCGACCTCCTGGAACTTCGGTGTGAGAGCCATGACCTCGCGTTCCTTGTCCTCCAAAGCACACTTCAAACTAAAGTTGTAGTGCTCTGACTGCATGTACCTTTCCTCTGCCTCCTGTAGAATACCTCTGAGGATGTTCAGGTCCTCCTTTACGTACAAATTCTCGTCCTCGAGTTCTCTGCAGCTGCGGATTTTGACTTCAAGAGATTCTTCGCAAGACGAGAGCTTATCTTGCATCTCCGCCACCTCCTTCCGTAGGTCTCTAAGCAGACTTTCGCTGTCCGCATCCTTATTCCCCCGCAACTCTGCAATGGCAATGGCCTCACGTTCCTTGTTTTCCAGGGCGCACTTCAGATTAAAGCTGTAGCGCTCTAACTGGACGTACTTGTCGTCGGTCTGCTCTAGCACTTCCTTGAGTGTGCCCAGGTCTTCCCTCATAAGCAGTTTCTCCTCCTCAAGATCTCTGCATCGGAGAGTTTTGTCTTCAAGCGCTTCCTCGCACGACGACAGCTTCTGCCGCACGTCAGCCAGTTCCTTCTGTGTCTGGCTCGGGGTGCCATCTCTGTCTGTTATCACAGGCTCTAGTTGCTCTTGTAGCTCTGCAATTTCAGAGGCAAACTCAGTACTTCTCCTCTCCGCCAACTGTATCCCCTCACTGTATGCTTGCATTCCAGCAAACGCTTCATTTATGCAAATCATTACACATCACTCTCACCTGGGTCCTCAAGCTCTGTCATTTCCTCTGCTTCattcagctgctgctggagtATTTTCACCTGCTCCTCTTCTTGCGGCTTTTCAGCTGCACCGAACCTCCCCTGCTCGTTCTGCAAGGCCACCACAGTCCCACCGCTCGCTGCTACTCGAGTGTCTATGGAGAGTGAGCCTCGCCTCTCCACGTCCCGACTGAGCTGTTCCTCCAGATCTCTCTTAACTCCGGCGGCCTCTGCAacctccttctccagctctgcGATTCTGCCGGTCTGCTGTTTCAACGCCTCCTCCAACCTTAAGTTCTCGCTCTCCAGCAACCGCAGAGACTCCACCTGCGCGGCTCTGTCTGAGTCTGCGGCTGACGCCGACTCCCGCAGCTTCTGGGAAAGGGCTAAAACCTTGAGCTCCTTGTCTTTCAGGGCACACTTCAGGTTAAAGTTGTCGCGCCCTAATTTGACGTTCTTGTCGTCGGTCCGCTGCAGTACGTCCTTCAGCGCGGTCACGTCACCCTGAGTAACTGGTCTCTCCTCAATATCTCTGCGTCCGGACGTTTTCTCTTCGAGCGATTCCTCGTGCAATGATAGTTTCCGTCGCGCCTCAGCCAGTTCCTTCTGTATGCCATCTCTGTCCGTTTCCACACGCTCCAGTTGTTCTTGGAGCTCTGCGATTTCGGAGGCGAACACCGTGCTCCTCCTCTCCGCCAGCTCTATCCTCTCTTGGCTGTACGCCCGCATCCCTGTGAGCGTGTCGTTCATGCACCTCTGCATGTCCATCACggccagatctctcagctcggAAATCTTCTGGGCCTCGCGCAAGTGCTTCCGGAGCGTTAGCCGGTCGGTCTTCGCACTGTCCAGCTGTGCCTGCAGATCCACTTGCTGCTTTTGGGCTTTGTTGGACTTCTGCCCCTGGTCCGGCTGAGCCACCTCAGCGTCACTCACTTCCACTTGAGTGTTTACGATGAGCGAGTTTTGCCTCTCTATCTCCTGATCGAGACGTTCCTCCAAATATTTCTTAACCTCTGCAGCCTCATCaacctccctctccagctctaCAATCCTGCTGGCCTGCTGCCTCAACGTCTCCTCCAATATCATGTTCTCACTTTTCAGCTGGCCCAGGGACTCCATGGTCTCAGCTGTGTCCGTGGAAACTGACACAACCTCCTGTGATTTCTGAAGAAAGGCGATGACCTCCTTGTCACTGTCCATGGAACGCTGCAGATGAACGTTCCTGCTCTCTGCTTGGATTAACTTGTCCTCGCTCTGCTGTAGCATTCGTTGGAGCCTGTCCACGTCCTCCAGCATGCATTGATTTTTCAAAGCAAGGTCTTTGCAGCAGAGAGTTTTTTCTTCGAGCGATTGCTCACACGAGGACAGCTTAGTCTGCATTTTGGCCAATATGTTCTGCAGCTGCCTCAGGATGCTGTCCTGACCTGTATCAATGTCCTCCACATTTTCTAGGCCTACTACATCTGTGCTTTTCTCTTCCACCAGCTGTTCATTTACCTGACTGAGCCTCCTAGTTGTATCACATATGAAATCTTGCATGTCCTTCAGTGCCTGGTCTTTTAGCTTAGTCCTTTTTTGTGAGTCTTCCAGCTGTTGCTGGAGCATCAGTCGCTCGCTTTGCCCCTGCTCCAGTTGTTCCTGCAGATCCTTTTGGAGCTCTTGGGCTTCACTGGACTTCTTCCGCTCGGCCTGCAGAGCTGCCTCAGCTTCATTCAACTCTACTTGGGCGTTTACGGAGAATGAGCTCTGCTTCTGCATTTCCTGGCTGAGCCGCTCCTCCAAATCTCTCCTAGCTATCATCGCGTCGTCGACCTCCGTCCCCAGCTCCGCGATCCGGCCGGCCTGCTCTTTGGCGGCCTCTTCCTGCCTGTGGGTATCCGTCTCCAGCCGCAGGACAGAATCCCGGAGGAGCTGGATGGTCCGGTCCATGCTCGCGGACGCAGCAAACACCTCCTGCAGCTTCTGGGAGGAGGCGGCGACCTCGTGGTCCTTCTCCCTCAGGGAGCCGACCAGCTTGCTGATCAGCTGCTCCGACTGGACGCACTTGACCTCGCTCTCCTTCAGCGTCCCTTCGAGGCGTCCGATGTACCTGTGCAGGTCCagtttctcctcctccagcttgcTGTAGTCCTCAGGGCTCCCTCCCGGCGATGGCGCCGCGTAGAGCAGCGCTTCCCGCTTAGCCTCAgccagctcctgctgcagctgcagtacGTAGCTCTCTATTTTGGACCTCTCCTGCTCCCTTTCGGCAATCTCCTGCTCCCGTTCGGATATCTCCTGCTCTCTTGCGGACATCTCCCGCTTCCTTTCGGCCTTCTCGATCTCCAGGAGCTCCTGAAGCTGCTGGTTGGAGGCGGCTATCTTCGCCGCCTCGGCGCGTATTTTGCCGAACGCGTCGCCGAAGCACTTCTGCAAGTCCGCCGACTCCCGCTCCCTGTCCTCCGCCCTGGTCTGTGCCTCCTGCAGGTGTCCGCGGAGCACTTCTGCCTCCGCCTCCGCCCTCTCCAGCTGCGCCTCCTGGACGAGCTGCTGCTCCAAAACCGCCCTCTTCAACTGGGCCTCCTGCGCCTCCAGCAGCTCCGCCACGGTGTCGGTCTGCCGCTTTAAGGCCTCCTCCAGTCGCGCGTTGTCAGCCTGCAGCTGCCGCGCGGACTCCACCAGCTTCAGGACGACCTCGGTCTCCTCGATGTTCGGGGTCTGCGACTCGGCCTCCTGCGACCGCTGCGGGGAGGTCGCGGCCTCGCCGTCCTTGTAGTGCAGGCTGACCCTCAGGCTGTGGAAGCTCTCCCGGAGCTGTGCGTTCTCGTCCTCGCTCTCCCTCAGCCTCCCTTCCAGCCAGGCGGCCCGCTCCTGCTCGCGCCGCTTCTCCTGGTCCGTCACGTCGCACTCGCGGACGCGGGCCTCGAGCGCCCCCTCGCACGTGCCCAGGTCCCGCTGCGTCTCCGCCAGCGCCCTCTGCAGGCAGCACAGGGTGCTCTCCCGCCCTGTCCGCTCCACCTGCAGGAGTTCCAGGAGCTCTGCGTTTCTGGCAGCCAGCTTCTTGTTCTGATCCTCTGTCATCTGTGCCTTGTCCAACGTCCCGGCCTGTATTTGCCCGAGGCAGTCCTTGAAGCGCTTCTGCACGGCTGTGGCCACCTGCCCCTGTGCCTTGATCTTCCTCCTGGCCTCTTCAAGCTGTTCGCAGAGTTGTGCCACCTCGGCCTGCagctgtattttgtcatttctcTTTTCCACATGTTGCTGTGGAGGCGTGGGTGTGGCCTCCACCTTCGCCAGCTGCTGGCTGAGTTTGCGCACGGGCTCCAGGTGACGGGACGAGTCACTGTCGCGTTTCCTCTGCATTTCCTATGGCCTGCACTGCTCCTGCGGCAGGGCTAGCTCCAGTTCTGTCCGCGCTACCTCACGCCGCCTCTTTCAAGGCTATGAGCAACTTCACCTCCAGAAACATGCTTTCTGGCTGTAGCTCATCATGGTCCAATTGTATCAGGCAGCAACTGGGAGACAGTTCTTATACTATGCTTTGACGCAACAGCAGtatttatgacatcacaatgcctCCAACTGAAACTAACGTTCCAAACAGGATGATTCCACAAATTTTCGCTGTTCAATTAGACATTCAGAGCGTGGTGTAATACTCGACTCTAATTGGCTGGAACTCCTGCTATGGCctcatataaattattattacggTTTGAAATTACGGGAAATTTCAGCCCTGAAACCTATAAAATTGCCAGCACTACCGGAACGATTGGCAGATGTGTTCATTATTTGACTTCTGtactttcagtttttatgtTCGCTGATTATGGAACAAATATGATATTTCAACATGTGAAATTGTTGTTTATCCGAAACCGAATGTCGTATGCAAAGATAATGCattgtatacatatattttattcccTGAATTCAGCAATGATTTTCGGAAGataaattaagtgaaattaGCGTAGCGAGCAAGTCCGAACTTGCTAAGATATAGACTACCACCGCCCGTTTCCCGAATACGGATAGCCCTACAGAGAGGCTGAACAGACATAGATGGTAGAGTATGTGCACCCCGTGGAATAAAGTTTTGATCAAATACTTTGAGCAGTTTACGCCATGCTGCATCGTAAGTTCATTAATAGGTTAAATCGTTATTAATGTAGCATCGCTAATTTAACATCAATAAAGTCGTAACGTGTAGTTTACACTGTCGCTTTAAGATTGAAGCCCCATGCTCAAAAAAGTCCACTTCAGATTTTGTAATTTCGCCACAGCGTTTGAATTGTGCCATTTTCCGGTAATAGtgtaacactttttttctttttcctgctcaCGGGGCTGAAAATTGCTCACGAACAGCTGGGAGTGACAATAGCATAGCAATACTGGGGACCCATAAAACCGCAATCTGGTTGCAGGctatatttttgttcacttaCCTGGAAACGAGCGTCCATGAATTGAGCACATGCGCGGTGCCATTTCCTGACTGGGAGTGATCATTCGGGTGGCCTTTTATGTTGttgccagaggtggaaaatacgggatcagaaagtgaaagtcttTCCACAGCGTTTTGTCCCGAATCACCTGAGTTTGCTAATTACTGTAGCACTAATTAGCGAAATCGACTGGCTCAGAttatgggtggaagaaacacatggcatgattttttactttctgatccATGAGACTCGCCATCTCTGGACAGCAAAACAATTCGTAGGTGCAGTAAGTATATAGAATCTCACCGACAGGCTGCGCCACGCTGCGTCACCGTGCATTTTAAGCGGCTCTGGATGACGGCATCTGATTAATGACAGTAAAGAAAAAGACGAGAGAAAAGAGcaatgtagaagtgaatgcagaGTGAATAGAAcgcatttttattcttttttaaaatgtttttgttgttaaatgtaGCTTCCTATGTCAGAATTTAAAATATCCCTGCAGCTTTAACGTATAATGTGGTATAGTGAAGTATCCAGACggagtgagtgacagtgtggAAAATGGATTATATAATTATGCTCGTCAATTATTTTAAGCACGACAAATACAATTATATGTCCTTGTAGGCTGGACTGTGCACAGTATAGACGAATGGCACTTTcggtattttatttaattttttgttgtttctctgCATATAGGCTATAAGAGGCGCGGCAGCTGGAGAGCGATACGTActtaggctacattatttagATTTTACCACAAGAGGGCGACAGTACACAAATCATGGCCATTTTCCCACTTCCAGCTGTGACGAGCCATGCAATCATGAACACCTGTTTCCAACAGTCTCCAgggaaatatttacatattccTCAGAGCAATTATCCAAACTGTATCAAGCACTTATCGCACTGGGAATGGTACGGCAGATGCTAATTAAGTACCCCACTTGAGTTATTGTATATTACACTGCGAGGCTGTATATTTTTGGTTGATTGAAATTAACCAGATTTATTGATTCCAAGCAGTGGAAATGGGTAACTAAAGGTTATTGATGCGTTGTCTCTTACCTAGTATCACAGCGTTGCATATTAGACACATTTTTGTataaaaggttaaataaatgttaaatgattCTACAATGCACAAAGACATGAAGCCAGGTTTGCTCTGTAATAATAACATATAAGCTTTATGATGCAGCTGTGTAGTGCAATGGAAAGGGAACCTGGCTTGTAACAAAGAAATTGcatgtttgattcccaggtactAGCTatctggtaggacactgccattgtacccttgagcgtggtacttaacctgaattgcttcagtgtatatccagctatataaatgaatactgTGTAAAACAAGGAAGAAATGCTAAAGTTGTataagtcactttggataagagaatctgctaaatgtaagTAATATAATGACAATTaagaattcaataaaaaaaatcaattaggATGGGttttgtagtaaaaaaaaaaaaagaaatcagagaaaagaaaacagttatTCACCATTTAATTCGTTATTTAGGTTCTttctacattaaaaacaaaaaaatatttaagttttaaaattcaatgaacaGGATCAAGCGAGGGTCCAACAAGGATGagtcatttttgaccctgtgGACATGGGAGTAcatgcaaaatatgaaaacaacatGAGGGCGAAGGTTATTTGTGCCTTGATtcttgaaaatatgtttaagtGCTGAGGTAAAATATGGCTGGGAAGAGCTTCAAACACTATATTTAATGATGactggttgttagggtgttcaTTAGACTCTTTGGCAGTCTTTTAACACTTATGCTTTCAAGCATGAAGATTTGACACCCCGCAGAACCTTGGATGAAATAAGTGCTTTGTCATTGTGAAATCTAACTGCATTGGAGTGACCCTAgttcagaatttaaaataaaaaacccaaaaactaCGTATCATTGCTCCTTGTTCCAAGTAGAACTTTTATCATGAACTTTATTACTGTCCCTAGGCAGGGGAAATAATTATACTCCACGACTATATATTCGTTTTTTTCATTAGCAGTGCGATATTTTTTCCAAAGCTTAATTTTGTTGAGACAATGTCTTTAaaatttcttttcctttttaaattgtcTTGTTCTCTCAGGGAATAACCTACTGAGTAGTGAATGAAACTACACTGATTGAACATAAGCACTAGTTAGCAGAgggaactctctctctctcttcccaactgcattaaaagaagaagaacagaagaaaacaaTGACTTCCCCATCTTTACTGTATcagttaaaaagtttttaaaaattttcctTTGAGCAAACTTTCCATTAGTTGCATAAGCGATGTCTATCACAGTCCGCTGACACTCTTTGGAAATTTTCTAACCGTGCAAGAGAAGAGATAATAAGCTATTGTATTATTCAGTTATATTTAAATGAGGACCACGCCCTTAACCTGACCTCACACGTGTGAACGATGAGGTCACCGACATGCAGATGACCTTGACCTGTGTTCTCTGCACTCAGGCCTCCACAAAATTCAAGGTTAAATTAATTGTGTCCCAATTTGGGAGGGAAATGCTTTAAAAGGGGATTAAGGAGGACCATATGTGGTTTTTGGtgccaaatgtatttatttattgatgttttCCAGGATGAGCTCTTTATTGCTTATTCTAAAAACACAAGGTAAGATGCTTCGAATTGGCCAGCAAGTGCGAGGAAGCATTGCGCAATAGGAATGCTTTTCAGCAGCAGGACTTAATAAAACGAAAGTTTATTAGCACTGGGGGCAAAACAGACGGAACAGAGTAAGGGCAAATCCCAAAAGAAAGCCTGCTTCAGTGCACTAAAGACCTAAAACTGGGACAAACATCCAGCTTGCAGCGGGACAGTGACCCAAAACACAAGGCCAAAACTACACTG
This region of Anguilla anguilla isolate fAngAng1 chromosome 5, fAngAng1.pri, whole genome shotgun sequence genomic DNA includes:
- the LOC118227481 gene encoding cingulin-like protein 1 — encoded protein: MQRKRDSDSSRHLEPVRKLSQQLAKVEATPTPPQQHVEKRNDKIQLQAEVAQLCEQLEEARRKIKAQGQVATAVQKRFKDCLGQIQAGTLDKAQMTEDQNKKLAARNAELLELLQVERTGRESTLCCLQRALAETQRDLGTCEGALEARVRECDVTDQEKRREQERAAWLEGRLRESEDENAQLRESFHSLRVSLHYKDGEAATSPQRSQEAESQTPNIEETEVVLKLVESARQLQADNARLEEALKRQTDTVAELLEAQEAQLKRAVLEQQLVQEAQLERAEAEAEVLRGHLQEAQTRAEDRERESADLQKCFGDAFGKIRAEAAKIAASNQQLQELLEIEKAERKREMSAREQEISEREQEIAEREQERSKIESYVLQLQQELAEAKREALLYAAPSPGGSPEDYSKLEEEKLDLHRYIGRLEGTLKESEVKCVQSEQLISKLVGSLREKDHEVAASSQKLQEVFAASASMDRTIQLLRDSVLRLETDTHRQEEAAKEQAGRIAELGTEVDDAMIARRDLEERLSQEMQKQSSFSVNAQVELNEAEAALQAERKKSSEAQELQKDLQEQLEQGQSERLMLQQQLEDSQKRTKLKDQALKDMQDFICDTTRRLSQVNEQLVEEKSTDVVGLENVEDIDTGQDSILRQLQNILAKMQTKLSSCEQSLEEKTLCCKDLALKNQCMLEDVDRLQRMLQQSEDKLIQAESRNVHLQRSMDSDKEVIAFLQKSQEVVSVSTDTAETMESLGQLKSENMILEETLRQQASRIVELEREVDEAAEVKKYLEERLDQEIERQNSLIVNTQVEVSDAEVAQPDQGQKSNKAQKQQVDLQAQLDSAKTDRLTLRKHLREAQKISELRDLAVMDMQRCMNDTLTGMRAYSQERIELAERRSTVFASEIAELQEQLERVETDRDGIQKELAEARRKLSLHEESLEEKTSGRRDIEERPVTQGDVTALKDVLQRTDDKNVKLGRDNFNLKCALKDKELKVLALSQKLRESASAADSDRAAQVESLRLLESENLRLEEALKQQTGRIAELEKEVAEAAGVKRDLEEQLSRDVERRGSLSIDTRVAASGGTVVALQNEQGRFGAAEKPQEEEQVKILQQQLNEAEEMTELEDPGESDV